A single window of Sphingobium aromaticiconvertens DNA harbors:
- a CDS encoding fumarylacetoacetate hydrolase family protein: MTYLFEVADVPGVTVLGEPDCFPIGRIFCVGRNYEAHATEMGFKVDREAPFYFNKAASTFVASGSTIPYPPGTSNYHYEMELVVAIGKQAFQISEAEAGSIIYGFACGLDMTRRDLQLVAREKGRPWDLGKDFEQSAVVAPITKAAQFAIENQRISLSVNGEIKQDQVLADLVWSVPELIADLSRFYHLAPGDLIFTGTPAGVGPVVAGDTLEGTIDGLTPVQLVIGPGE, encoded by the coding sequence ATGACTTACCTGTTTGAAGTAGCCGATGTACCTGGCGTAACCGTTCTCGGGGAACCCGATTGCTTTCCGATCGGCCGGATTTTCTGCGTTGGGCGCAACTATGAGGCACACGCAACCGAGATGGGGTTCAAGGTTGACCGCGAGGCTCCCTTCTATTTTAACAAGGCTGCTTCGACATTTGTCGCGAGCGGGTCTACGATTCCGTATCCCCCTGGTACAAGCAATTACCATTACGAAATGGAGTTGGTCGTCGCCATTGGTAAACAAGCATTTCAAATTTCCGAAGCTGAAGCCGGATCGATAATCTACGGATTTGCTTGCGGGCTCGACATGACGAGACGCGATCTCCAACTGGTTGCGCGAGAGAAGGGTCGCCCGTGGGATTTAGGGAAAGATTTTGAGCAGTCCGCCGTCGTAGCGCCGATCACGAAGGCAGCGCAGTTTGCAATCGAAAACCAGCGCATTTCATTAAGCGTGAACGGTGAGATCAAGCAAGATCAGGTTCTGGCCGATCTTGTTTGGAGCGTACCTGAACTGATCGCCGACCTATCCCGCTTTTATCACCTTGCACCGGGTGACCTTATCTTCACCGGCACGCCGGCCGGCGTCGGCCCAGTCGTGGCTGGCGACACGCTCGAAGGGACAATCGATGGGCTTACCCCGGTTCAACTCGTAATTGGGCCTGGAGAATAA
- a CDS encoding recombinase family protein, with translation MSRTFAYLRVSTVDQTTDNQLHEIEAAGFAAQPRRIVAETISGSVAAKERKGFARLLDRLEDGDVLVVTKLDRLGRNAMDVASTVADLDRMGVRVHCLALGGVDLTSSTGKLTMGVINAVAEFERDLLIERTQAGLRRARAEGKAIGRPASLTTDERAEVERRLESGETVSALSKAFSTSRQTIMRVRDDRRAQAELA, from the coding sequence ATGTCACGCACCTTTGCCTATCTGCGCGTTTCGACCGTCGACCAGACGACCGACAACCAGTTGCACGAGATTGAGGCCGCTGGCTTTGCAGCGCAGCCGCGGCGGATCGTCGCCGAAACCATCTCCGGGTCGGTTGCGGCGAAAGAACGCAAGGGTTTTGCCCGGTTGCTTGACCGGCTAGAGGATGGCGACGTCCTCGTCGTCACCAAGCTCGACCGGCTCGGCCGCAACGCGATGGATGTGGCGAGCACCGTCGCCGATCTCGATCGCATGGGCGTTCGCGTCCACTGCCTGGCGCTGGGCGGCGTCGATCTCACCTCGTCGACAGGCAAGCTCACGATGGGCGTTATCAACGCGGTCGCCGAATTCGAGCGCGACCTGCTGATCGAACGCACCCAGGCCGGGCTACGCCGCGCGCGGGCGGAGGGCAAGGCCATCGGACGGCCTGCGAGCCTTACAACAGACGAGCGCGCCGAGGTCGAGCGCCGCCTTGAAAGCGGCGAAACCGTGTCCGCGCTCAGCAAGGCGTTCTCGACAAGCCGGCAGACGATCATGCGGGTACGCGATGACAGACGCGCTCAAGCCGAGCTTGCCTGA
- a CDS encoding 2Fe-2S iron-sulfur cluster-binding protein — translation MPKVVFVAADGREIETNVDIGTDLMHAGLYNSVPGLLGECSGGLACATCRVHVPAEWQGVLPAALPAEAELLGFCEESPPEARLSCQIKMTQELDGLRLLVPEDQD, via the coding sequence ATGCCCAAAGTTGTTTTTGTAGCTGCGGATGGTCGCGAGATCGAAACGAATGTCGATATCGGCACTGACCTGATGCATGCTGGTCTCTACAATAGCGTACCTGGCCTGCTTGGGGAATGCAGTGGCGGTTTAGCGTGTGCAACCTGCCGTGTTCACGTCCCTGCCGAATGGCAAGGCGTGTTGCCTGCGGCGCTTCCTGCAGAAGCGGAATTGCTCGGATTTTGCGAGGAGTCGCCTCCCGAGGCACGATTGTCCTGCCAGATCAAAATGACCCAAGAACTTGATGGTCTCAGGTTGCTGGTGCCCGAAGACCAAGATTAA
- a CDS encoding fumarylacetoacetate hydrolase family protein — protein MRIGNVGGRASLIVDAGAIDIDRASGGKFPADMAGLFECWGDFIAWAREGRFETGAEAFDERSLGAPSPMPRQVFAVGLNYRDHALGEAGLKELPTSPLIFTKFPTCIAGPYDDLPLPVGNVDWEIELVAVIGTRASRVSVEDALDHVAGYAVGQDFSERLMQLSGGMPQFSLGKSFPGFGPFGPWLVTLDALDETNGLAVECTVNGVKVQGSDTSQLIFPVNDLVSRLSHVCTLLPGDVIFTGTPAGVGNARNPKWFLKPGDEVVSTIAQIGSIKQTCVADPCQ, from the coding sequence ATGCGGATTGGTAACGTTGGCGGCAGGGCCTCGTTGATTGTTGATGCAGGCGCGATCGATATCGATCGGGCCAGTGGCGGCAAGTTTCCTGCTGACATGGCCGGATTGTTCGAGTGTTGGGGGGATTTCATCGCCTGGGCACGTGAGGGCCGGTTTGAAACCGGGGCGGAAGCTTTCGACGAGCGGTCACTGGGCGCGCCCTCGCCGATGCCGCGGCAGGTTTTCGCGGTGGGCCTCAATTATCGAGACCACGCCCTGGGCGAGGCCGGCCTGAAGGAGCTGCCGACTTCGCCGTTGATCTTCACCAAGTTCCCCACCTGCATCGCGGGTCCTTACGACGATCTTCCCCTTCCCGTCGGCAATGTCGACTGGGAAATCGAACTAGTCGCGGTCATCGGCACCCGGGCGAGCCGTGTCTCCGTCGAAGACGCGCTCGACCATGTGGCAGGCTATGCAGTCGGACAGGACTTCTCCGAACGGTTGATGCAGCTTTCCGGCGGCATGCCCCAGTTCTCGCTGGGTAAGTCATTCCCCGGCTTCGGCCCCTTCGGACCGTGGCTGGTGACACTCGATGCGCTCGACGAAACGAACGGCCTTGCGGTCGAATGCACAGTCAACGGCGTGAAGGTCCAAGGGTCCGACACCTCGCAGCTCATCTTCCCAGTGAATGACCTGGTGAGCCGCCTCTCGCACGTCTGTACGCTCTTGCCTGGCGACGTCATCTTCACCGGTACCCCCGCCGGCGTGGGGAATGCCAGAAACCCCAAGTGGTTCCTCAAGCCCGGCGATGAGGTCGTCAGCACAATCGCCCAAATCGGCTCCATCAAACAAACCTGCGTGGCCGACCCCTGCCAGTAA
- a CDS encoding ISKra4 family transposase, whose translation MRFTITLTAATDDRPTSGISIAVIERDDDTLTIDDLGLRIAESKRLLAALQLAVVQTQALDWCRRQRACPCCGSARQIKDHRSIMVRTPFGKIAVPSTRFRRCTCKPTAGIAAPIVAALPERVTPDLLELEARWASLASYGITAERLADVLPIGDAINATTIRQDTLRVAERLEAELGTERRCFIEGCEADWTDGPLPGPPVTVGIDGGYVRSWYDRPNNFEVIVGKSVVDPGEDGEISEPTRRFGFVVGHDDRPRRRLHELLLEQGVGMDREITFMSDGGRNVRNLQWDMRPNAEHVLDYFHIAMRVTVMQQIARGLPPPSETDKDVAVATLERVRHFLWHGNWRRALDLIGDVETRMLGATDPDVTDEPMSHPQVSPQARNLLKHLREFESYISANASMIPNYGERRRYGEAVSTAFVESTVNQVVAKRFAKKQQMQWTPRGVHLLVQLRVRTLDGTLANDFQRWRDERKAA comes from the coding sequence ATGCGCTTCACCATCACCCTCACCGCAGCAACGGACGACAGGCCAACCAGCGGCATATCCATCGCCGTCATCGAACGCGACGACGACACGCTTACGATCGATGATCTCGGTCTCAGGATCGCGGAGAGCAAGCGACTGCTGGCCGCGCTGCAGCTCGCTGTGGTTCAGACCCAGGCGCTCGACTGGTGTCGCCGCCAGCGCGCTTGTCCGTGCTGCGGATCAGCAAGGCAAATCAAGGATCATCGTTCGATCATGGTGCGCACGCCGTTCGGAAAGATCGCCGTGCCAAGTACCAGGTTCCGGCGATGTACATGTAAACCCACAGCGGGTATCGCGGCGCCGATCGTGGCGGCGCTGCCCGAACGCGTCACGCCGGACCTTCTCGAGCTAGAGGCGCGCTGGGCTTCGCTCGCGTCCTACGGCATCACCGCGGAACGCCTTGCCGACGTCCTTCCGATCGGTGACGCGATCAACGCGACGACGATCCGGCAGGACACCCTACGCGTCGCGGAGCGTTTGGAAGCCGAGCTTGGCACCGAGCGACGCTGTTTCATCGAAGGCTGCGAGGCGGACTGGACCGATGGTCCGCTGCCAGGACCGCCTGTCACTGTCGGGATCGATGGAGGCTATGTACGATCATGGTACGATCGGCCGAACAATTTCGAGGTGATCGTGGGTAAGTCCGTCGTCGATCCGGGCGAGGATGGCGAAATTAGCGAGCCAACGCGCCGGTTCGGCTTCGTGGTCGGACATGACGACAGGCCGCGTCGTCGCCTTCATGAATTGCTGCTGGAGCAAGGCGTCGGGATGGACCGTGAGATCACCTTCATGTCCGATGGTGGCAGGAACGTCCGCAATCTTCAATGGGACATGCGGCCGAACGCCGAGCATGTCCTCGACTATTTCCACATCGCCATGCGGGTGACGGTCATGCAGCAGATCGCGCGCGGATTGCCGCCCCCATCCGAGACGGATAAAGACGTGGCCGTCGCCACTCTCGAGCGAGTTCGGCACTTCCTCTGGCACGGCAACTGGCGCCGTGCTCTCGACCTAATCGGCGACGTCGAGACCAGAATGCTTGGTGCGACAGATCCGGATGTCACCGACGAGCCGATGAGCCACCCACAGGTCTCGCCGCAAGCTCGCAATCTCCTCAAGCATTTGCGGGAGTTCGAAAGCTATATCAGCGCCAATGCCAGCATGATCCCGAACTATGGCGAGCGACGACGATATGGCGAAGCAGTCTCGACCGCCTTCGTGGAATCGACCGTCAACCAGGTCGTCGCAAAGCGCTTCGCAAAGAAGCAACAGATGCAGTGGACGCCCAGAGGGGTGCATCTGCTTGTGCAACTCCGCGTCCGTACCCTTGATGGCACGTTGGCCAATGACTTTCAGAGGTGGAGGGACGAACGGAAGGCGGCATGA
- the maiA gene encoding maleylacetoacetate isomerase — protein MLYYGYWRSSAAWRCRIAFNLKKIAPEFVAVHLTRDGGAQRTEEFRVINPQKRVPALDLNGAVLTQSLAIIEWLEETIPEPALLPDDPWSRAQVRAFALAIACDIHPLQNLEVQQYLRGKLNLEQSAVSDWLGHWIGNGLLACEALLGSQPSNQAFAFGASPTLADICLAPQLYSAERFGISLNDMPRLRTLGASYADHPAFVDAHAHNQPDSEEWFWGI, from the coding sequence ATGCTCTATTATGGCTATTGGCGCAGTTCTGCAGCGTGGCGTTGCAGAATTGCCTTCAATCTGAAGAAAATCGCGCCGGAATTTGTGGCCGTCCATCTCACACGCGATGGAGGAGCACAGCGGACGGAGGAGTTCCGCGTCATAAATCCGCAGAAGCGGGTACCTGCGCTGGATTTGAACGGGGCAGTCTTGACCCAATCGCTGGCGATTATCGAGTGGCTCGAGGAGACTATCCCGGAGCCAGCTCTTCTGCCGGACGATCCCTGGTCTCGTGCTCAAGTCCGCGCTTTCGCCCTGGCAATCGCCTGCGATATTCACCCTCTTCAGAATTTGGAAGTGCAGCAGTATCTGCGCGGCAAGCTCAACCTGGAGCAAAGCGCAGTGTCTGATTGGCTTGGGCACTGGATCGGCAACGGATTGCTAGCCTGCGAAGCCCTTCTTGGCAGTCAGCCGAGCAATCAGGCCTTTGCATTTGGAGCGAGCCCGACGCTCGCCGATATCTGCCTGGCACCTCAGCTATATTCGGCAGAACGGTTCGGTATCAGCCTTAACGACATGCCCCGCCTACGTACGCTCGGTGCAAGTTATGCAGATCATCCGGCATTCGTTGACGCACACGCGCACAATCAACCCGATAGTGAAGAATGGTTTTGGGGGATCTAA
- a CDS encoding thioesterase family protein codes for MSEYQFSGTVHWSETDASGRFHFSNALLWAENAEHSLCRSIDPDVSISRMPRRSISANFSRPFLAADKYIVNLSIEKLGTSSISYAWIIESLGEVAVEGRHVVVHIDEDGRPAPIPASLRIGLEKYLAARSDR; via the coding sequence GTGTCCGAATACCAGTTCTCAGGCACTGTCCACTGGTCCGAGACAGACGCTTCCGGTCGGTTTCATTTTTCCAATGCGTTGCTCTGGGCGGAAAATGCTGAGCATTCCTTGTGCCGCAGCATTGATCCCGATGTTTCAATCTCAAGAATGCCGCGTAGATCGATTTCCGCTAACTTTTCCCGTCCATTTTTGGCGGCAGACAAATATATTGTAAATCTCTCCATAGAAAAACTTGGAACTAGTTCCATTTCCTATGCTTGGATTATTGAAAGTTTGGGCGAAGTGGCGGTCGAGGGGCGACATGTAGTTGTCCATATAGACGAGGACGGCCGACCTGCCCCGATTCCAGCATCATTGCGGATCGGACTGGAGAAGTATCTTGCCGCACGGAGCGATCGTTGA
- the istB gene encoding IS21-like element helper ATPase IstB has product MNAIAPSTRVDSIRRSLVSLKMPRALEILDATLRRIEQGQIDGIEALDELLGEELSLRENRRIKAALRMARLPVVKTLAGYDFSFQPSLDRNRILALAGLDFIERAEVVHLLGPPGTGKSHIATALAVEAVRAGKAVYFIPLADLIAQLTKAEREGTLREKIRFLARASLLVVDEIGYLPVTPGGANLFFQLVNARYEKGAMILTSNRGFAEWGEVFGDPVVATALLDRLLHHAVVIQIEGSSYRMREHAALVPENVRAGVAFNPPQGKRRGRPPKKANPDPDYG; this is encoded by the coding sequence ATGAATGCCATTGCCCCATCCACCCGTGTCGACTCCATCCGCCGGAGCCTCGTCAGCCTCAAGATGCCCCGGGCGCTCGAGATCCTCGATGCGACCCTGCGCCGTATCGAACAGGGCCAGATCGACGGCATCGAAGCGCTCGACGAGCTGCTGGGCGAGGAGCTGTCGCTGCGCGAGAACCGGCGGATCAAGGCCGCTCTGCGCATGGCGCGCCTGCCTGTGGTGAAGACCCTGGCGGGCTACGACTTCTCGTTCCAGCCCTCGCTCGACAGGAACCGCATCCTCGCGCTCGCCGGCCTCGACTTCATAGAGCGCGCCGAGGTCGTCCACCTGCTGGGACCGCCCGGCACCGGCAAAAGCCACATTGCCACCGCACTCGCGGTCGAGGCCGTGCGCGCCGGCAAGGCGGTCTACTTCATCCCGCTCGCCGACCTCATCGCCCAACTCACCAAGGCCGAACGCGAAGGCACGCTCCGGGAGAAGATCCGCTTCCTCGCCAGGGCATCGCTGCTGGTTGTCGACGAGATCGGATACCTGCCGGTCACACCGGGTGGTGCGAACCTGTTCTTCCAGCTCGTCAACGCCCGCTACGAAAAGGGCGCCATGATCCTCACCTCCAATCGCGGCTTCGCCGAATGGGGCGAAGTGTTCGGCGATCCCGTCGTTGCCACCGCGCTGCTCGACAGGCTGCTGCACCATGCCGTGGTCATCCAGATCGAAGGTTCCAGTTATCGCATGCGTGAGCACGCCGCGCTCGTCCCCGAAAACGTCCGCGCCGGCGTCGCGTTCAATCCACCCCAAGGTAAGCGCCGCGGACGACCACCAAAGAAAGCCAATCCCGATCCCGATTACGGCTGA
- a CDS encoding plasmid pRiA4b ORF-3 family protein: MSKPAPLVAYRLKVGLRDISPMIWRRLLVRSDLTLFGLHRVIQIAFGWEDYHLHAFKVHGRRFGTQRTGERHHLVEDGKILRELTLADLSLRVRQRMMYEYDFGDFWEHEIRVEAREQPSADKPWPVCTDGARAGPPEDIGGPGGYERLLERLDELRFDQGNGLDDFLDENDTSDGEEDDGEEWTPADRAGFDGPDDPLLRYDPDSIDRRAINLALKAEFVGKDRPMSVD, from the coding sequence ATGTCGAAACCGGCTCCGCTTGTCGCTTACCGTCTGAAGGTCGGCCTCCGGGATATATCGCCGATGATTTGGCGACGCTTGCTGGTTCGCAGCGATCTGACGCTTTTTGGTCTGCACCGGGTAATCCAGATCGCGTTTGGTTGGGAAGATTATCATCTCCATGCTTTCAAGGTGCATGGGCGCCGTTTCGGCACGCAAAGGACGGGTGAGCGTCACCACCTTGTCGAGGACGGGAAAATTCTGAGGGAACTGACACTTGCCGACCTGTCGCTGCGAGTGCGGCAACGCATGATGTACGAATACGACTTCGGCGATTTCTGGGAGCACGAGATCCGCGTCGAAGCGCGTGAACAACCGAGCGCAGACAAGCCCTGGCCGGTCTGCACCGATGGTGCTCGCGCCGGTCCGCCTGAGGATATCGGCGGACCGGGTGGATATGAGCGATTGCTCGAACGTCTCGATGAATTGCGCTTCGATCAGGGAAATGGCCTGGATGACTTTCTGGATGAAAACGATACCAGCGACGGCGAGGAAGATGACGGCGAAGAGTGGACGCCAGCTGACCGCGCCGGGTTCGACGGTCCAGATGATCCGCTGCTGCGCTACGATCCAGATTCCATCGATCGCCGCGCCATCAATCTCGCGTTGAAGGCTGAGTTTGTCGGCAAGGACCGGCCAATGTCTGTGGACTGA
- a CDS encoding IS3 family transposase (programmed frameshift): protein MLPKPEEIIGKLREVEIMLGQGGTTAEACRRIAVSEQTYYRWRKEYGGLKTDQARRMKDLEKENLRLRRAISDLTLDKLILQEAAPGKLLSPARRRRCIDQVREVLDVSERRVCRVLGQHRSTQRKVPCGADDEEALTDDIVALARQYGRYGYRRVTALLHAAGWSVNHKRVERIWRREGLKVPQRQPKRGRLWLNDGSCIRLRPEYPGHIWAYDFVEARTHDGRKFRILTIIDEASRECLALVVARQLRHEDVLAALAELFIDRGPPDHIRSDNGSEFIATAVQKWLGQIGVNTLYITPGSPWENGYNESFNGSLRDELLNGEIFYSLAEARVLIEAWRRHYNTIRPHSSLGYRPPAPEAATPPLPASGSASLHLRPAMAAETTMH, encoded by the exons ATGCTCCCCAAGCCCGAGGAGATCATCGGCAAGCTGCGTGAGGTTGAGATCATGCTGGGCCAGGGCGGCACGACGGCCGAGGCATGCCGGCGCATCGCAGTCAGCGAGCAGACCTATTACCGATGGCGCAAGGAATATGGTGGTCTGAAGACGGATCAGGCGCGGCGGATGAAGGATCTGGAGAAGGAGAACCTCCGGCTGCGTCGCGCGATCTCGGACCTGACATTGGACAAGCTGATCCTGCAGGAGGCGGCGC CGGGGAAACTTCTGAGCCCCGCACGGCGCCGGCGGTGCATCGACCAGGTGCGTGAGGTGCTGGATGTGTCCGAGCGACGGGTGTGCCGCGTCCTCGGGCAGCATCGGTCGACGCAGCGCAAAGTGCCGTGTGGGGCAGATGACGAGGAGGCGCTGACCGACGACATCGTCGCGCTGGCCAGGCAGTACGGGCGCTACGGCTATCGCCGGGTAACCGCACTGCTGCATGCGGCCGGCTGGTCGGTGAACCACAAACGGGTGGAACGGATCTGGCGACGCGAGGGGCTGAAGGTGCCTCAGCGACAGCCGAAACGTGGTCGGCTGTGGTTGAACGATGGCTCGTGTATTCGGCTGCGGCCGGAATATCCCGGGCACATCTGGGCGTACGACTTTGTCGAGGCACGGACGCACGACGGGCGCAAGTTCCGCATCCTCACGATCATCGACGAGGCCAGCCGCGAGTGCCTGGCGCTGGTGGTCGCCCGTCAGCTTCGCCACGAAGATGTGCTGGCGGCCCTGGCCGAGCTGTTCATTGACCGGGGCCCGCCTGACCATATCAGATCGGACAACGGCAGCGAGTTCATCGCCACCGCAGTCCAGAAATGGCTTGGGCAGATCGGCGTGAACACGCTCTACATCACGCCAGGCTCGCCATGGGAGAACGGCTACAACGAGAGCTTCAATGGCTCGCTGCGTGACGAGCTGCTTAACGGAGAGATCTTCTACAGCCTCGCCGAGGCCAGAGTGCTGATCGAGGCGTGGCGGCGCCACTACAACACCATCCGGCCACATAGCAGCCTGGGCTATCGCCCACCCGCACCAGAAGCGGCGACGCCGCCATTGCCGGCCTCCGGTTCCGCTTCGCTCCACCTGCGCCCGGCAATGGCGGCGGAGACGACAATGCACTAA
- the istA gene encoding IS21 family transposase, whose translation MIRLGEAMMILELHRQGLSVTAIARRTGRDPKTVRKYIERGVEVPVYGPRVTGRPSKIAPYMEFLRERVAAFPDLTASRLTREIREMGYMGAYTAVKRYLAAIRPEHDPKPYEVRFETKAGVQGQVDFARFVVEFADEPGVVRIVWLFSLVLGYSRFIFARYVLHQDLQTLLRCHMQAFEALDGVPIEILYDRMKTAVTGEDDQGHIVYNRSLLALAQHYRFQPRACRPYRAKTKGKVERPFRYIREDFFLGRSFRNMEDLNAQLIDWLDTVANVRVHGTTQRVVAEAFAEEQEELQRLPEHRFNAVLKLERRVSHDGLVAVGGNYYSVPDRTRRIVEIEQLPDLVRIIDRGIVVAEHPVLEGRRQYRIDRRHRTGRPQPRTPDRPMTMLGRIGDHVPLRSLTVYEAIGASLAKPVLSACRRPAVEGEGRP comes from the coding sequence ATGATCCGACTTGGAGAAGCCATGATGATACTGGAGTTGCACCGGCAGGGCTTGTCGGTGACGGCGATTGCGCGCCGAACAGGCCGCGATCCCAAGACAGTTCGCAAATACATTGAACGCGGCGTCGAGGTGCCGGTCTATGGCCCGCGTGTGACGGGCCGGCCGAGCAAGATCGCGCCCTACATGGAGTTCCTTCGTGAACGTGTCGCGGCATTCCCCGACCTGACGGCCTCGCGACTGACCCGTGAGATCAGGGAGATGGGCTACATGGGCGCCTACACGGCAGTGAAGCGCTACCTTGCTGCGATCCGGCCCGAACATGATCCCAAGCCCTACGAGGTTCGCTTCGAGACCAAGGCCGGCGTGCAGGGCCAAGTCGACTTCGCGCGCTTTGTCGTCGAGTTCGCCGACGAGCCGGGTGTCGTGCGGATCGTCTGGCTGTTCAGCCTGGTGCTGGGCTACTCGCGCTTCATCTTTGCCCGCTATGTGCTGCACCAGGACCTGCAGACGCTGCTGCGCTGCCATATGCAGGCCTTCGAGGCGCTGGATGGCGTGCCCATCGAGATCCTCTACGACCGGATGAAGACCGCGGTCACCGGCGAGGATGACCAGGGACACATCGTCTACAATCGCTCGCTGCTGGCGCTGGCGCAGCATTATCGCTTCCAGCCCAGAGCGTGCCGGCCATATCGCGCCAAAACGAAGGGCAAGGTCGAGCGCCCGTTCCGCTATATCCGCGAGGACTTCTTCCTGGGCCGATCCTTCCGCAACATGGAGGACCTCAACGCCCAGCTCATCGACTGGCTCGACACCGTCGCCAACGTACGCGTGCACGGGACGACCCAACGGGTGGTGGCCGAGGCCTTCGCCGAGGAGCAGGAAGAGCTGCAGCGGCTGCCAGAGCATCGCTTCAACGCCGTCCTGAAGCTCGAGCGGCGGGTCAGCCATGACGGGCTCGTGGCGGTCGGCGGCAACTATTACAGCGTACCCGACAGGACGCGCCGGATCGTTGAGATAGAGCAGTTGCCGGACCTGGTCCGCATCATCGACCGCGGCATCGTCGTTGCCGAGCACCCCGTGCTCGAGGGACGCCGGCAATATCGCATCGACCGGCGCCACCGCACCGGGCGGCCGCAACCGCGAACACCGGATCGGCCCATGACGATGCTCGGCCGGATCGGCGACCATGTGCCGTTGCGCTCGCTGACCGTCTACGAGGCGATCGGCGCGAGCCTGGCGAAGCCTGTCCTGAGCGCCTGCCGCAGGCCGGCAGTCGAAGGGGAGGGGCGGCCATGA
- a CDS encoding recombinase family protein, producing MKLGYARVSTEDQNLDIQCARLSEAGCEMMFDEKISGAARGRLELEKLMGHLRKDDVLVVTRLDRLARSTIELLHIAERIREKQAGLQSLDEPWADTTSPSGVMIMTVFAGIAQFERSLILSRTDEGRKAAMVRGVTFGRPKKMRPDQAELARQLVLEGKSISSVARTFNVHPATIYRCIEPNGSL from the coding sequence ATGAAGCTCGGCTACGCGCGCGTCTCCACCGAGGATCAGAACCTGGACATCCAGTGCGCTCGGCTCTCGGAGGCTGGCTGTGAAATGATGTTCGACGAGAAAATATCAGGGGCCGCTCGTGGCCGGCTCGAGCTTGAAAAGCTGATGGGCCACCTGCGCAAAGACGATGTTCTCGTCGTCACCCGCCTCGATCGTTTGGCGCGATCCACCATCGAACTCTTGCACATCGCGGAACGTATCAGGGAAAAGCAGGCAGGATTACAATCGCTTGATGAACCTTGGGCCGATACCACGTCCCCGTCTGGCGTGATGATCATGACCGTATTCGCCGGGATCGCCCAGTTCGAGCGGTCTCTAATATTGAGCCGAACCGACGAGGGTCGAAAGGCGGCTATGGTGCGCGGCGTGACCTTCGGACGCCCAAAGAAAATGCGACCCGATCAGGCCGAGCTTGCTCGCCAACTTGTTCTGGAGGGCAAATCAATCAGCTCCGTCGCCAGGACCTTCAATGTTCACCCGGCCACTATCTATCGCTGCATTGAGCCAAACGGCTCCTTATGA
- a CDS encoding GntR family transcriptional regulator: MNAPVAKLVEAAGKDTGNSVSQAGVSLTASVYLQLRADLLSGKFLPNTRLAIKMLQERYGTGSSPIREVLSRLTAEGFVVQIDQRGFRVPAFCADELEELTRGRCLLNEIIFREAIASANDADDEAIIVAHFRLTRTPHDLPGSPGTLNPESEEAHFRFHRALTAPCRLKTLLDFEEKLFERSTRYRVLAESQVRSTEAEHHAIMNAVLDRNTNLAIKLSNDHIMETASIAAAHLRSHT, from the coding sequence ATGAACGCACCGGTGGCAAAGCTGGTAGAAGCAGCGGGCAAAGATACCGGCAACTCGGTCTCGCAGGCCGGTGTCAGTTTGACAGCATCTGTTTATCTACAACTCCGCGCAGATCTACTTTCCGGCAAATTTCTGCCCAATACTCGTCTTGCCATTAAGATGCTACAAGAGCGATACGGAACAGGCTCATCGCCAATTCGCGAGGTATTAAGCCGCCTTACTGCAGAAGGATTTGTAGTTCAAATTGATCAGCGGGGTTTTCGGGTGCCTGCTTTTTGTGCAGATGAACTCGAAGAACTTACGCGGGGTCGATGCCTGCTTAACGAGATAATTTTCAGAGAAGCGATAGCTTCCGCAAATGATGCCGATGACGAGGCGATAATTGTCGCTCATTTCCGCTTGACCCGTACGCCACATGATCTGCCCGGAAGCCCGGGCACACTTAATCCAGAATCCGAAGAGGCACATTTCCGTTTCCATCGAGCACTGACCGCACCGTGTAGATTGAAAACGCTTCTGGATTTTGAAGAGAAATTATTTGAGAGATCGACTCGTTACCGAGTGCTTGCCGAATCGCAAGTACGCTCCACTGAAGCAGAGCATCATGCCATTATGAATGCAGTTCTGGATCGGAATACGAATCTTGCCATCAAATTAAGCAATGATCATATTATGGAAACAGCAAGCATTGCAGCCGCACACTTGCGATCTCATACTTAA